The Cryptococcus deuterogattii R265 chromosome 3, complete sequence genome has a segment encoding these proteins:
- a CDS encoding DNA excision repair protein ERCC-2, whose translation MKFMLGDLPVLFPYDRLYPEQYSYMADLKTTLDAGGHCVLEMPSGTGKTVSLLSLIVAYMQFYPNKRKLIYCSRTVPEIEKALAELKRLMAYRADMGANDGDFRGLGLTSRRNLCLHPEVSKEKKGKVVDSRCRDLTSAFACEKGRADPGSVPLCSFHEELNNYEPGNLIPPGVYTLDDVKKYGQEKGVCPYFTIRRMLPFLDVVIYSFHYLLDPKVAEQVSAEMSKESIVVFDEAHNIDNVCIESLSIDLTRPMLDSAARSVNKLNDKIAEIKETDAKKLEDEYAKLVEGLQEANVSAEDEDMLVSPVLSKDMVDEAVPGNIRKAEHFIAFLKRFIEYLKTRMRVLHVVAETPQSFLAHLKEITYIEQRPLKFASERLTSLVRTLELTNLEEHSALQKVAGFGTLVATYEKGFLLILEPYETEHATVPNPIFHFTCLDPSLAIAPVFDRFASVVITSGTISPLDMYPKMLQFQPVMEQSYPMTLTRNAFLPMVITRGSDQVPISSRFEVRNDPAVVRNFGSILIEMARTVPDGVVAFFPSYLYMESIVSAWYDMGILSEVWKHKLLFVETPDAMETSIALRNYREACNNGRGAVLLSVARGKVSEGIDFDHNYGRAVIMFGIPYQYTESRILKARLEFLRDNHRIRENDYLTFDAMRHAAQCVGRVLRGKTDWGLMIFADKRFARQDKRAKLPKWINSYITEAHSNLSTDVAVSLAKKFIRQISQPFDHTQTGISLWTLEDIEERQRQDKEEAERLEMMRSRVISENAAQENDYAQIVGDYMEIDDAELAGLSIPTGE comes from the exons GCAGGT GGTCACTGTGTGCTTGAAATGCCTTCGGGAACAGGAAAAACTGTATCCCTGCTATCTTTAATCGTTGCCTATATGCAG TTTTACCCTAATAAACGGAAGCTGATTTACTGCTCACGAACGGTTCCGGAAATAGAGAAGGCTTTAGCAGAACTGAAGCGATTGATGGCGTACCGTGCGGACATGGGAGCAAATGATGGTGATTTCAGAGGACTGGGGTTGACCAGTCGGCGGAACCTTTGTCTTCACCCGGAA GTCAgtaaagagaaaaaaggcaaagtaGTCGACTCGCGATGTAGAGATCTCACCTCAGCGTTCGCTTGCGAAAAGGGGAGGGCTGATCCGGGAAGTGTACCATTATGTAGTTTCCATGAG GAATTGAATAATTACGAGCCAGGTAATCTTATTCCCCCGGGTGTCTATACTCTGGATGATGTAAAAAAGTACGGTCAAGAAAAGGGTGTCTGTCCATATTTTACGATCAGAAGAATG TTGCCTTTCCTCGACGTTGTGATATATTCCTTCCATTATCTCCTGGATCCAAAGGTCGCAGAGCAGGTCTCCGCTGAAATGAGCAAAGAGAGCATTGTGGTATTTGACGAGGCGCACAACATTG ATAATGTCTGTATCGAGTCCCTCTCCATCGACTTGACCAGGCCAATGTTGGATTCAGCGGCAAGAAGTGTCAATAAACTTAATGACAAGATTGCGGAAATCAAGGAGACTGATGCAAAGAAGCTAGAGGACGAATACGCGAAACTAGTCGAAGGCCTACAAGAAGCCAACGTGAGtgcggaagatgaggacATGCTTGTCAGCCCGGTCCTATCAAAAGACATGGTGGATGAAGCCGTGCCTGGGAACATCCGAAAGGCAGAGCATTTTATAGCTTTCCTCAAACGATTTATTGAATATCTTAAG ACGAGGATGCGCGTGTTGCATGTTGTAGCAGAGACACCTCAATCATTCCTGGCTCATTTAAAGGAAATAACGTATATTGAGCAACGGCCTCTCAA ATTCGCCTCTGAACGCCTTACTTCCTTGGTCCGCACATTGGAGCTGACAAACTTGGAAGAACACTCTGCGCTGCAAAAGGTTGCTGGCTTTGGAACTCTTGTTGCCACTTACGAGAAAGGATTCCTGCTGATCCTCGAACCTTACGAAACCGAGCACGCCACAGTGCCTAACCCCATTTTTCACTTCAC TTGCCTTGATCCATCGCTCGCCATAGCGCCTGTCTTTGACCGTTTCGCCTCAGTTGTCATCACTTCCGGTACAATATCTCCGCTCGACATGTACCCCAAAATGTTACAATTCCAACCAGTTATGGAACAATCGTATCCGATGACCCTCACTCGAAATGCTTTTTTACCAATGGTTATAACCCGAGGCAGTGATCAAGTCCCAATTTCTTCCAGATTCGAAGTTAGAAATGATCCAGCAGTCGTACGAAATTTTGGAAGCATTTTGATTGAAATGGCCCGGACTGTCCCTGATGGAGTGGTGGCATTCTTTCCCAGTTATCTGTATATGGAATCTATTGTCTCAGCTTGGTATGACatg GGCATCCTAAGTGAGGTGTGGAAACATAAACTTTTGTTCGTGGAAACTCCAGACGCCATGGAAACAAGCATAGCGCTCAGAAATTATCGTGAGGCATGCAATAATGGAAGGGGAGCGGTCCTCCTCTCTGTGGCGCGAGGAAAAGTGTCGGAAGGTATTGATTTCGACCA CAATTATGGGCGAGCTGTCATTATGTTTGG CATTCCCTATCAATACACGGAATCACGTATTCTCAAAGCTCGCCTGGAATTCCTTCGAGATAATCATAGGATCCGAGAAAACGATTATCTTACTTTCGACGCTATGCGACATGCTGCCCAATGCGTTGGTCGTGTGTTGCGAGGGAAGACCGATTGGGGTCTGATGATCTTCGCGGACAAG CGATTTGCGAGACAAGACAAGCGCGCTAAGCTTCCGAAATGGATCAACAGTTATATTACGGAGGCCCATTCCAACTTGTCCACGGATGTGGCAGTTTCGCTAGCCAAAAAGTTCATACGTCAAATATCGCAACCCTTTGATCACACACAGACAGGAATATCCTTATGGACTCTTGAGGACATAGAGGAGAGGCAAAGACAggataaggaagaagccgaaaGGCTCGAAATGATGCGATCAAGAGTAATTAGCGAAAATGCCGCCCAGGAGAATGACTATGCTCAAATTGTTGGAGATTACATGGAAATTGACGACGCCGAGTTGGCGGGGCTGTCTATACCTACAGGTGAATAA
- a CDS encoding amino acid/metabolite permease, with translation MAMSKRLPLPSVATSQDDTAYLNSSTSFTIPATPYNSCSDLDASDNPSIPLSHSSTRNLSDAVYDSPLDSDLHIPLSGDTPSSSIRRISVSSHSSSYLLPNPTLSMTKPHDIPYSSRPIPAPPVTIHHDQISNQPSHKISGDAASPVTELSHLSSPPGVKFGMDLRQNESRGSASQEDVDAQRLRALGYNAVLGRDYTFWSSLAISWLNIGALQGTIFAVSGTYNYGGPVMILVAWPVSGVLTYFMTLTLSELASAYPVAGAMFSWSWKAARGGIGGERGWAWIVSGFVMGGHVGNLLLVTWEIANIVVGTIGLSLNYQERNWHNFLLFLGILVIVGLIGSTGWGQSHCFWLCSGAFGFSMWLVLCITLLATNATKHDPGDMFNQFYNTTGWSSKPYVYILGWQYTTIASGADASAHMAEETQNPSRNVPNAMTTSVIATYVLGYISIVLLLLSISPEDAVTVKSHSFAFGYILTKAISKPGAITVCCLMVVVLMLQVLAQLQASSRFVFALARENGMPFSSIIRKTNNHRRPVFAVWLVVILCLPFACLTLASESTLYSVLAVTACTLSYVGYAIPISLYLVSRINLQTEGRSLWSLRKWSKPVAVIGLLYALALIVTQTFPGSTPVKASTMSWSPVIIAGTGVMCYVTWKCYGDKHFAGPIRAITKWESGMEIDLSTTLASSRSRHSGFPQDQATNDSLKLALSPYYPSGIEGRGADVTVQSAAGSGITSEGEWTSASESDNTISAWTQTGDENR, from the exons ATGGCCATGTCGAAACGGCTTCCTCTGCCCTCTGTCGCGACTTCACAGGATGACACGGCGTACCTCAACTCCTCGACATCCTTCACGATCCCTGCCACTCCTTACAATTCCTGTAGTGACCTCGATGCTTCCGATAACCCGTCCATACCCCTGTCACATTCATCAACGCGTAACCTGTCAGATGCAGTATACGACTCGCCACTTGATAGCGATCTACATATCCCGTTATCAGGCGAtacaccttcatcttcaatacGCCGAATATCCGTCTCctctcattcttcatcGTACCTTTTACCAAACCCAACCTTATCGATGACAAAACCACACGACATACCCTATTCATCCCGGCCCATACCGGCTCCACCTGTAACCATTCATCATGACCAGATCTCAAATCAGCCGTCCCATAAAATTAGTGGAGATGCTGCTTCGCCAGTGACTGAACTCTCGCATCTATCCTCCCCTCCAGGCGTTAAATTTGGGATGGACTTGAGACAGAATGAGAGCAGGGGTTCGGCATCACaggaagatgttgacgCCCAAAGGCTACGGGCATTAGGGTATAATGCGGTGTTGGGCAGAGATTACACTTTTTGGTCCAGCCTGGCAATCAGTTGGTTGAATATTGGCGCATTGCAG GGCACCATCTTTGCCGTGTCTGGTACTTACAACTACGGAGGGCCCGTCATGATTCTTGTTGCTTGGCCCGTTTCAGGCGTATTGACGTATTTCATGACTCTTACCTTGTCTGAACTTGCCTCAGCATACCCCGTAGCTGGGGCAATGTTTTCATGGTCTTGGAAAGCGGCGAGAGGCGGTATCGGTGGTGAAAGAGGTTGGGCGTGGATAGTAAGCGGCTTTGTCATGGGTGGCCACGTTGGAAAT CTGCTGCTAGTGACGTGGGAAATTGCGAACATAGTGGTCGGAACCATCGGTCTGTCTCTGAATTACCAAGAAAGAAACTGGCACAActttctgctctttctA GGGATTCTCGTCATCGTCGGGTTGATCGGCTCAACCGGCTGGGGACAGTCACATTGTTTTTGGCTCTGTTCTGGCGCTTTTGGGTTTTCCATGTGGCTTGTATTGTGCATAACGCTCTTGGCGACAAACGCTACAAAACATGACCCTGGAGACATGTTCAATCAATTTTACAACACTACAGGTTGGAGCTCTAAACCTTACGTCTATATACTAGGTTGGCAATATACAACGATTGCCAGTGGTGCAGATGCTTCTGCCCA TATGGCGGAGGAAACACAGAATCCTTCAAGAAATGTCCCAAACGCCATGACGACGTCGGTTATTGCT ACTTACGTTCTGGGCTATATA TCTATCGTCTTGCTGCTATTGTCCATATCCCCTGAAGACGCTGTCACCGTGAAATCTCactcttttgctttt GGATATATCCTCACGAAAGCAATCTCAAAACCAGGGGCAATAACAGTTTGTTGTTTGATGGTCGTCGTTCTCATGCTGCAAGTCCTAGCCCAGTTACAGGCATCTTCACGATTTGTATTCGCTTTGGCTCGGGAAAATGGCATGCCTTTCTCATCAATCATCAGAAAAACCAATAATCATCGCAGGCCTGTATTCGCTGTTTGGCTCGTCGTGATTCTATGCTTGCCCTTTGCATGCCTAACCTTAGCCAGCGAATCAACATTGTACTCTGTACTGGCTGTCACGGCATGTACTCTGAGCTATGTAGGGTATGCCATACCCATTTCACTCTACCTCGTTTCAAGGATCAATTTGCAaacagaaggaagaagtttgtGGTCCCtgaggaagtggag CAAACCCGTGGCAGTAATTGGCTTATTATATGCACTTGCCTTGATTGTTACCCAGACATTCCCTGGATCTACGCCAGTCAAAGCAA GTACTATGTCCTGGTCGCCTGTAATTATTGCCGGAACAGGTGTCATGTGCTATGTGACTTGGAAATGCTATGGAGATAAACATTTTGCTGGTCCCATCCGGGCGATTACCAAATGGGAATCTGGGATGGAAATCGATCTATCGACAACGCTTGCATCCTCTCGTTCACGTCATTCTGGTTTCCCACAGGACCAAGCGACGAATGATTCCCTCAAATTGGCGTTATCTCCTTACTACCCGAGTGGTATTGAGGGCCGGGGTGCCGACGTGACGGTGCAGAGTGCAGCAGGATCAGGGATAACCTCAGAAGGGGAGTGGACGAGTGCCAGCGAAAGCGATAACACTATAAGCGCATGGACACAAACTGGGGACGAAAATAGGTGA
- a CDS encoding NADH dehydrogenase (ubiquinone) 1 alpha subcomplex 6 yields MATIPARLAKATSSVKSWEEARRASVSAYRTWYRSAPDIVQLYGLHVSPSLVRLKIRQDFERNRDTITDLSVMNVMLLKNHQEYQETMNLWKQEPHVMQWFKKYDNPPQPKTFLEKFYASRDEPSQLEPTY; encoded by the exons ATGGCTACCATTCCCGCTAGACTCGCAAAGGCGACATCCAGCGTTAAGTCGTGGGAGGAGGCCCGACGAGCCTCAGTGTCTGCCTATCGAACTTGGTATAGATCG GCTCCTGACATCGTCCAGCTCTACGGTCTTCATGTTTCTCCATCCCTTGTACGACTCAAAATCAGACAAGACTTTGAACGAAATCGAGACACAATTACCGACCTCTCTGTGATGAACGTGATGTTGCTCAAAAACCACCAAGAGTATCAGGAGACAATGAACCTATGGAAGCAAGAG CCCCACGTAATGCAGTGGTTCAAAAAGTACGACAATCCGCCTCAGCCCAAGACTTTCCTCGAAAAGTTCTATGCTAGTCGAGACGAGCCCTCGCAACTTGAACCTACGTATTAA